A stretch of Episyrphus balteatus chromosome 2, idEpiBalt1.1, whole genome shotgun sequence DNA encodes these proteins:
- the LOC129910907 gene encoding protein phosphatase methylesterase 1: MSNLQRSIMKSRLPPTIPGSRIGRSDSFKKSKSRDYKPTLWSEYFVEKEDVQIDEKTVFRVYRTSQPQKAGPIILLLHGGGYSALTWSHFCVEITHMIHCQCLSVDMRGHGDTITDDEEDLSAETLATDIGKLISKLYPDDTPCPPIHLVGHSMGGAIAVHIAHMELIPALVGVTVIDVVEGTAMEALASMQSFLRSRPNFFKSIPNAIEWCIRSGQIRNIDSAKVSMPGQIINCTTKKLATNELPLQDDPEESSETSTFTHPLVISEDEEVAENAENATSPTSSTAPPLPPSINFKKPEPLNDEANKKYTWRIDLSKSEKYWVGWFSGLSEKFLSLRVPKQLLLASIDGLDKTLTVGQMQGKFQMQVLARCGHAVHEDRPHEVAEVISSYLIRNRFAEAAGEFRSHMPAC; encoded by the exons atgtcaAATCTACAAAGATCCATTATGAAATCTCGTCTACCGCCAACAATTCCTGGTAGTAGAATTGGAAGATC tgattcatttaaaaaatcaaaatctcgAGATTACAAGCCAACACTTTGGAGCGAATACTTTGTTGAAAAAGAAGATGTGCAAATCGATGAGAAAACAGTATTTCGCGTCTATCGCACTAGCCAGCCCCAAAAAGCCGGTCCAATTATTCTTCTGTTGCATGGAGGAGGCTATTCCGCTCTAACTTGGTCACATTTTTGT GTGGAAATAACACACATGATCCATTGTCAGTGTTTGTCGGTAGATATGAGAGGACATGGTGACACAATTACCGATGACGAAGAAGACTTGTCTGCTGAAACACTTGCTAC AGACATTGGAAAACTTATAAGCAAACTGTATCCTGACGATACACCCTGTCCACCAATACATTTGGTTGGACATTCAATGGGTGGCGCTATTGCTGTGCATATTGCCCACATGGAACTCATCCCAGCACTAGTTGGTGTTACCGTCATTGATGTGGTTGAGGGTACTGCTATGGAAGCTCTTGCCAGCATGCAGAGCTTCCTGAGATCTAGACCGAATTTCTTTAAGAGTATACCGAATGCAATAGAATGGTGCATTCGCAGTGGACAGATAAGAAACATCGACAGTGCCAAGGTATCTATGCCTGGGCAAATAATCAA TTGCACAACGAAGAAGCTCGCCACTAATGAGCTTCCCTTACAAGACGATCCCGAAGAATCAAGCGAAACATCGACATTTACCCATCCTTTGGTTATATCTGAAGATGAAGAAGTAGCCGAAAATGCAGAAAACGCCACATCGCCAACTTCATCTACAGCACCCCCATTGCCTCCaagtattaattttaaaaaaccagAACCATTAAATGATGAGGCCAATAAGAA ATACACTTGGCGTATTGATTTATCCAAATCAGAGAAATATTGGGTTGGTTGGTTTTCTGGTTTAAGTGAGAAATTCCTAAGTTTAAGAGTGCCAAAGCAACTTTTATTAGCAAGTATTGATGGTTTGGATAAAACACTTACAGTTGGACAAATGCAAG gaaaatttcaaatgcaagTTCTAGCTCGATGTGGTCATGCCGTACACGAAGATCGCCCACACGAAGTCGCCGAAGTAATTAGCTCCTATTTAATTCGGAATCGATTTGCTGAAGCAGCTGGAGAATTTCGTTCACACATGCCGGCGTGTTAA
- the LOC129911327 gene encoding nuclear RNA export factor 2, whose amino-acid sequence MSSDKPPQETIKFANDEPIVLDYKSATSYMNKNAYDRAQMTLGFVWHLIHVHHRGKFSQRSIIEALFKSVGDDEFFPMCYQEGPQDDRFLVRQCTPALDKLFLKNLCLTMPNGSTLKLEVMLNVGVYKFGQISPSRRIEKALDGLFKKLEKGGILNLNEFAKNPEFSDIIINLQNKAVFEAVCRSVFRNEDQFRRVNGLRLKNNNISSLQPLKVFNGCEFDILDLSGNRLHSSTRICKELTEIKIELLFLEGNPVTEGEDYPLNMKNLFKNIVKLDGKTIEELRTMPKKAEKEDDDDNTVAKLIDPFKPHRLKKYENNDNWNLITVPNTNNYSKREILDAFFDALPHELGEIYPCNYNEETPQEHSFFVRECYEQLKFLVTNCKLQIQGPDKTGERLILQLRMNVKNFESDPLDAVKAIAKAITLRFFEKDRLLDLEDLNSAAGLENVELNLRSPKVLNRVLTQASNRFAKKVLELRLGKNRIWSCNFAKPFLQMLHLRVLDLSYNNLKDFSDFLELEKLPIKALILNGNPLCDTYTYAPEYIKAAKAMFPEITKLDNIELGSITPLKTKKNFLCDLNGYDFVQQFVNHYFPLFESENRIDLKEMYHPKAIFSMICNYSLASLNNHSTKRISRYSNLARNILKMSDFSRAMGSLHSGYDEICQALVAIPNVEHDIVGFNTDTTIMNDDMIVITVTGVLKDVAPSALEPDIVLAFSRMFVLTPYVKDTGFLGCSTEYKIINDLFSVSNPSEWQKQNSFKFSRNPLIKKENKLTSEEKEGLLIMFQELTTTKTIWCRRFLDEADWDFKKAVELFLEELKKNNKLI is encoded by the exons atgTCTTCAGATAAACCACCAC aagaaactataaaatttgctaatgATGAACCCATCGTCTTGGACTACAAGTCAGCAACTTCCTATATGAACAAAAACGCTTATGATAGGGCTCAAATGACTCTTGGTTTTGTATGGCATCTAATTCATGTCCATCATCGTGGCAAATTCTCACAACGTTCAATCATTGAAGCATTATTCAAGTCTGTTGGCGATGATGAGTTTTTTCCAATGTGTTATCAG GAAGGCCCACAAGACGACCGATTCTTAGTTCGTCAATGTACACCAGCTTTAGATAAATTATTCCTTAAGAATCTTTGTCTTACCATGCCCAATGGAAGCACATTGAAGCTGGAAGTTATGCTTAATGTCGGTGTCTATAAATTTGGACAGATATCGCCATCAAGACGTATAGAAAAGGCTCTGGATGGTTTGTTTAAGAAATTAGAAAAAGGTGGAATCTTAAATTTGAATGAGTTCGCCAAAAACCCAG AATTCAGTGATATCATAATCAATCTTCAAAACAAAGCAGTTTTTGAAGCAGTGTGTCGCTCAGTATTTCGAAATGAAGATCAATTTCGTCGTGTTAATGGATTACGGCTGAAAAACAACAATATTTCAAGTTTGCAGCCTTTGAAAGTTTTTAACGGTTGTGAATTTGATATATTAGATCTCAGTGGGAATAGA CTTCATTCATCCACACGAATTTGCAAGGAATTAACAGAAATCAAAATTGAATTACTTTTCCTGGAAGGTAACCCAGTAACCGAAGGAGAAGATTATCCtttgaatatgaaaaatttattcaaaaatatagtAAAGTTG gaTGGTAAAACTATAGAGGAACTCCGAACTATGccaaaaaaagcagagaaagaAGATGATGATGACAACACTGTGGCGAAATTGATTGATCCTTTCAAACCACATCggttgaaaaaatatgaaaataatgatAATTGGAATTTAATCAcg GTACCGAATACAAATAATTACAGTAAACGTGAAATTCTAGATGCATTCTTCGATGCCCTTCCCCACGAGTTAGGTGAAATATATCCATGCAATTATAAC GAAGAAACACCACAAGAACACAGTTTCTTTGTTCGTGAGTGTTATGAGCAGTTAAAATTCTTGGTTACCAACTGTAAGCTTCAAATTCAAGGACCAGATAAAACTGGTGAAAGACTGATATTACAATTACGAATGAATGTTAAGAACTTTGAAAGTGATCCATTGGATGCTGTGAAAGCTATAGCTAAAGCAATAACTctacgatttttcgaaaaagatcGCTTGCTTGATTTGGAAGATTTGAATTCAGCTGCTG gtCTTGAAAATGTAGAACTAAACTTAAGATCACCAAAAGTTCTAAATCGAGTATTAACTCAAGCCAGCAATAGATTCGCCAAAAAAGTTCTTGAATTGCGTCTAGGAAAGAACCGAATATGGAGTTGCAATTTTGCCAAACCATTTTTGCAAATGTTACATTTAAGAGTTCTTGACTTGAGTTACAATAATTTAAAAGATTTCAGTGATTTCTTAGAATTAGAAAAACTTCCAATCAAAGCTTTGATTTTAAATGGGAATCCACTTTGTGACACTTATACTTATGCACCGGAATATATTAAAGCTGCCAAAGCTATGTTTCCTGAAATCACTAAATTG GACAACATAGAGTTAGGATCAATCACTCCattaaaaaccaagaaaaatttcCTCTGTGATCTCAATGGATATGATTTTGTTCAACAGTTTGTAAACCATTATTTCCCACTATTCGAATCAGAAAATCGAATTGATCTGAAAG AAATGTACCATCCAAAAGCGATTTTCTCGATGATCTGCAACTACAGCTTAGCGTCACTAAACAATCATAGTACAAAGCGAATCTCCCGCTATTCGAATTTAGCCAGAAATATTCTTAAAATGTCAGATTTTTCACGTGCGATGGGGTCCCTGCATAGTGGATATGATGAAATTTGTCAAGCTTTGGTAGCAATTCCGAATGTCGAACATGATATCGTTGGATTCAATACCGATACCACCATAATGAAT GACGATATGATCGTCATAACTGTTACTGGGGTTTTGAAAGACGTCGCTCCATCTGCCCTCGAACCAGATATTGTTTTAGCATTTAGCAGAATGTTTGTGCTTACACCCTATGTAAAAGATACG GGTTTCTTGGGTTGTTCCACGGAATATAAAATTATCAATGATCTATTTAGTGTGTCAAATCCATCCGAATGGCAAAAGCAAAACTCATTCAAATTCTCAAGAAATCcattgattaaaaaagaaaacaaactaaCGAGTGAAGAGAAAGAAGGTTTGTTGATAATGTTTCAAGAACTTACAACAACCAAAACAATTTGGTGTAGAAG ATTTCTCGATGAGGCCGATTGGGATTTCAAAAAAGCTGTCGAACTCTTTTTAGAGGAAttgaaaaagaataataaattgatttga
- the LOC129911720 gene encoding UPF0193 protein EVG1 homolog, protein MSEQNIKWPSDRIAQGGIFHVPKVEYSKETSDLLKMLMEESKLSMQIRKQINYHLRNGNPLPPPLPTKSAPKNMDDNSRALYIIHRAHAAKRKSLNAIVASGAYEMPRYRPNPDGKVPSNKAKLKLQEVMSGIRQSESCLKPKKRPGLLEEQEYDPEELINELLDQISERADWLAEMEELGEGKKYREDIKSQIADRLRKIKSLEKQVELKRQGCRFIE, encoded by the exons atgtccgagcaaAATATTAAATGGCCAAGTGATCGTATTGCCCAAGGTGGCATATTTCATGTTCCAAAAGTTGAATATAGCAAAGAAACTAGTGATTTGCTTAAAA TGCTAATGGAAGAATCCAAACTAAGTATGCAAATAAGAAAGCAAATCAACTATCATTTGCGTAATGGTAATCCATTGCCACCACCTCTTCCAACTAAAAGCGCTCCCAAAAACATGGATGACAATTCAAGGGCTCTCTATATAATCCATAGAGCTCATGCTGCTAAAAGGAAGAGCCTCAATGCTATAGTTGCTAGTGGGGCTTATGAAATGCCaag ATATCGCCCAAATCCAGATGGGAAGGTACCTTCGAACAAGGCCAAACTTAAGTTGCAAGAAGTAATGAGTGGTATTCGACAATCTGAAAGTTGTCTGAAACCGAAAAAACGACCTGGGTTATTAGAGGAACAAGAGTATGACCCAGAAGAGCTAATAAATGAAT TACTTGATCAAATCAGCGAGCGTGCTGATTGGTTAGCTGAAATGGAAGAACTAGGAGAAGGCAAAAAATATCGTGAAGATATAAAATCTCAAATAGCAGATCGTTTAAGAAAAATCAAATCGCTTGAGAAGCAAGTGGAGCTCAAAAGACAAGGGTGTCGatttatcgaataa